The genomic stretch AGATTTAGGATTTTCAGCGAGATTGCCTGCTGTAATAAACTGACGATTACCCGAATAATCTACAAAGCCGACAGTATGATCATCGAGTACATGCAAGAAACCTGCCGGGCCCCCACGATGCTGGATATATGGTTGCCCTTCAGCATTTGCCGTTGCTAAGAAAACACTCGTCTGCGCCGCGATAAAGACTTTAAGGTCAGGGGTAATTCTGGTTTCCCACGAGCCTGATTGTTCCATTCGTGCATAGGCGTGCCGAGAATTTTTTCGGGTCTGTATTGCTTTTACGGAATCAGTGAAAGCAATATCGCTTGAGTAGCGTCTTAAAGCATCCTTCATGATGGCTATAACCCTAGATCGCTTAATGAAGCATGGTCATCCGGACGTCGCCCTGCCGGCCATAAATATTTTCGTTCGCTTTCTTTGATCAGCATGTCGTTAATGCTCGCAATGCGCAATCTCATCAAGCCATGTTCATCAAATTCCCAGTTCTCATTGCCGTAACTTCGGAACCATTGATTGCTGTCATCGTGCCACTCATAGGCAAATCTAACTGCAATGCGGTTCTCGTGAAAAGCCCAAAGCTCTTTTATCAGCCGGTAGTCCAATTCTCTGTTCCACTTGCGATTCAAAAATGCCTCGATGGCTTCACGCCCCTGTAAAAACTCTGCCCGATTTCGCCATTGGCTGTCGGACGTGTACGCAAGCACAACACGTTTGGGGTCACGGCTGTTCCAGGCATCTTCAGCCATGCGTACTTTTTGCACAGCTGTTTCATGGGTAAAAGGCGGCAAAGGGGGGCGATCAGATTCGGGTTTATTTGTCATGATGTGACTCCACTATTTCTTTTACAAAGTTTAAAAACGGGGCCAAAGCGGTACGCTCTGCCCCCGTTCTGGCTTACCAACACTCAAGCTGCCAGCCTCGCGGTAACCTTGGGAAAATCAATATCGGTCTGTGCAACATTGTTAACATAGTTCGTCAGAACGTTCAGTGCCACTGAAACAACGATTTCAATCACACTGGCTTCGTCGAAACCAGCATCAAGTACCGTAGCCAGATCATGGTCGGAAACGCGGCCTCGAGTCTCGGCTACTCGTCGAGCAAAGCGCAACGCCGCATGTGTATGCCCGTCATGGGAAAAAACATCACGAGCTGACTGGATCTCACTATCGCTAAGTTTAGCAACATTTCGGCTAAGGTAATCGTGTGCCGACAGGCAATAGTCGCAGCCGTTAAACTCGGCCACTGCCATGGCAATCAACTCACGCAATTGTACGTTAAGTTTACCCTTGGCGAGTGCGCCGTTGAGCGACAGGTAGCCTTCCAGCGCGGCTGGACTGTGCCCCACCAATTTCATCAGGTTAGGTACAACGCCCAATTGTTTTTCAACAGCAGCCAACAGTGGCCTTGAAGCATCAATGGATTGCTCTAATGTTGGAATACTAATGCGAGACATGATGAAACTCCTTTTAGTCATAGTTTGATATTTACCGAATCCGCTAACGTTATGCGAATGAGCAAATGGTATTTGATTCTTTTAACAGATAGAATATCCATAAATCACAAGTCACTATTTCGATAAATGGAATAATATGGATAGACTTCATCTGATCAATGTCTTCGTAGCTGTAGTAGAAACCAACGGTTTTGCCGGTGCGGCCCGTAAACTCAACATTTCACCACCCGCTGTTACCCGTGCCATTAATACGCTTGAGAGCCAACTTGGCGTACGCCTGTTAACGCGCACGACACGTGTGGTACGCGTGACAGATGCTGGTGCACGCTATGCGCAGGATTGTCGTCGTATTATTGCAGAACTGGCAGATGCCGATGAATCAGTCAGCGGCATGCACAGCGCCCCACGTGGGCGACTTACACTCACGGCCCCGGTTCTTTTCGGTGCGAAGTATGTGACACCTATTGTTACAGAGTATTTGCAACGCCACCCCGAAGTAAGTGCTGCATGCTTATTCCTGGACCGGGTGGTCAATATGCTGGACGAGGGAATGGAAGTGGCCATTCGTATCGGCGAACTGCCCGATTCATCTATGCAGACGATAAGAGTAGGTCAGGTGCGACGCATGATCTGTGCCGCCCCCAGCTATCTGGAACAGCATGGCATTCCGCAAAACCCCGATGACTTGACAGCGCACAGCATTATTTCTGTCAGTGGCATAACACCAACGCCCGAGTGGCGGCTGATGGTGAATGGTGTATCCCGCAGCATCAAGCTACAGCCGCGCATAGCAACCACTACCAACGATTCCGCAGTAACTGCTGCAGTGAGTGGTTTTGGACTCACACAGCTATTATCCTATCAGGTCGCCCCACAATTACGCGAAGGAACTCTCCAGACCGTTCTAAGCGAATTTGAGCCCTCCCCACTACCTGTGCATGTTTTGCACCATGAAGGCAGGCACGCATCACAAAGAGTGAGAGCATTTCTGGATCTCGCTATTGAGCGTTTGCGAGCAGATTCAGCTCTTAACTAAAACTGATCCAACAGGAACGGCACACACAGACTCATGGATGGTGGTGATGATTCATATGCCCCATAAAAGGCATGGTTTCCTTGGGAACCACAACAAATGAAC from Sulfurirhabdus autotrophica encodes the following:
- a CDS encoding carboxymuconolactone decarboxylase family protein; this translates as MSRISIPTLEQSIDASRPLLAAVEKQLGVVPNLMKLVGHSPAALEGYLSLNGALAKGKLNVQLRELIAMAVAEFNGCDYCLSAHDYLSRNVAKLSDSEIQSARDVFSHDGHTHAALRFARRVAETRGRVSDHDLATVLDAGFDEASVIEIVVSVALNVLTNYVNNVAQTDIDFPKVTARLAA
- a CDS encoding nuclear transport factor 2 family protein, whose translation is MTNKPESDRPPLPPFTHETAVQKVRMAEDAWNSRDPKRVVLAYTSDSQWRNRAEFLQGREAIEAFLNRKWNRELDYRLIKELWAFHENRIAVRFAYEWHDDSNQWFRSYGNENWEFDEHGLMRLRIASINDMLIKESERKYLWPAGRRPDDHASLSDLGL
- a CDS encoding pyridoxamine 5'-phosphate oxidase family protein encodes the protein MKDALRRYSSDIAFTDSVKAIQTRKNSRHAYARMEQSGSWETRITPDLKVFIAAQTSVFLATANAEGQPYIQHRGGPAGFLHVLDDHTVGFVDYSGNRQFITAGNLAENPKSHLFLIDYSQRRRVKIWGESKVVEADENLVALMMPPGYKARAEQIIIINVVAWDENCPQHIPHRFDAADVKTALVMRDKRIETLESEIEKLRLSKR
- a CDS encoding LysR family transcriptional regulator — protein: MDRLHLINVFVAVVETNGFAGAARKLNISPPAVTRAINTLESQLGVRLLTRTTRVVRVTDAGARYAQDCRRIIAELADADESVSGMHSAPRGRLTLTAPVLFGAKYVTPIVTEYLQRHPEVSAACLFLDRVVNMLDEGMEVAIRIGELPDSSMQTIRVGQVRRMICAAPSYLEQHGIPQNPDDLTAHSIISVSGITPTPEWRLMVNGVSRSIKLQPRIATTTNDSAVTAAVSGFGLTQLLSYQVAPQLREGTLQTVLSEFEPSPLPVHVLHHEGRHASQRVRAFLDLAIERLRADSALN